In Acidobacteriota bacterium, the following are encoded in one genomic region:
- a CDS encoding CarD family transcriptional regulator has translation MTVQVGDKVIYPNHGLGVVERIETKTILGTVCEFYQLRMVANETTVLVPVNNVDSVGLRRAVCDEEIKRLYGLLSDGNIDSHQNWKGRFKDNSDRMRTGSIYDVVEVLKSLCYLSKTKNLSFREKRMLDRARFLVISEISEVTHQTMTGVEVMVDEALCQCFKTKDESVPVRRSVAPVAAVAAHVAAPKVATASRASARRALNAN, from the coding sequence GTGACAGTTCAGGTCGGTGACAAGGTCATCTACCCGAATCATGGCCTTGGCGTCGTAGAGCGCATCGAGACCAAGACGATTCTGGGAACCGTGTGCGAGTTCTATCAACTCCGCATGGTGGCAAACGAGACGACGGTGCTCGTGCCCGTCAACAATGTCGACAGCGTGGGCCTGCGCCGCGCGGTCTGCGACGAGGAAATCAAGCGGCTGTACGGCTTGCTCTCCGATGGCAACATCGACAGTCATCAGAACTGGAAGGGCCGCTTCAAGGACAACTCGGATCGCATGCGAACGGGTTCGATCTACGACGTGGTCGAGGTGCTCAAGAGCCTCTGTTACCTCAGCAAGACGAAGAATCTCTCCTTTCGCGAAAAGCGCATGCTCGACAGGGCCCGCTTCCTTGTCATCTCCGAAATCTCAGAAGTGACGCATCAGACGATGACCGGCGTGGAGGTCATGGTGGACGAAGCGCTGTGCCAGTGCTTCAAGACCAAGGACGAGAGCGTGCCCGTACGCCGCTCCGTCGCTCCCGTTGCGGCCGTCGCCGCGCACGTGGCCGCGCCAAAGGTGGCGACTGCCTCGCGCGCGTCAGCACGACGCGCGCTCAACGCGAACTGA
- a CDS encoding 1-acyl-sn-glycerol-3-phosphate acyltransferase encodes MSTLVSAIRSFAGYAFVIAYVILLGGPGLVFAIATGRYAHLLALGNHCIKLAMVILGLRTIVVGDEHIQRHRAALYTVNHASNVEPPVIVAALSDLAPRLKVVYKAVLRKIPILGRGFDAVGFVPIERENRERATQAIDRAVASVRSGNSLLMFPEGTRSRTGALLPFKKGAFVLAIKAQAPIVPTAIHGAARAMRPGSPLIWPTTIRVHFGAPIETDGVQLSERDALADRVRDEVARLLAEAAAAERAAART; translated from the coding sequence GTGTCCACGCTCGTCTCCGCCATCCGCAGCTTCGCCGGCTACGCGTTCGTCATCGCTTACGTGATTCTGCTCGGCGGCCCAGGGCTCGTCTTCGCCATCGCGACGGGCCGGTACGCGCACCTGCTCGCTCTGGGCAACCACTGCATCAAGCTCGCGATGGTCATCCTCGGCCTGAGGACCATCGTGGTGGGCGACGAGCACATCCAGCGCCATCGCGCGGCGCTGTACACGGTCAACCATGCGAGCAACGTCGAGCCGCCCGTGATTGTCGCCGCCCTGAGCGACCTCGCGCCGCGCCTCAAGGTGGTCTACAAGGCCGTGTTGCGGAAGATCCCGATCCTCGGCCGTGGTTTCGACGCCGTGGGCTTCGTGCCGATCGAGCGCGAGAACCGCGAGCGCGCGACGCAAGCGATCGATCGCGCGGTCGCGAGCGTACGGTCGGGGAATTCGCTCCTCATGTTCCCGGAAGGGACGCGCAGCCGTACAGGCGCGTTGCTGCCGTTCAAGAAGGGGGCGTTCGTCCTCGCGATCAAGGCGCAGGCGCCCATCGTGCCGACAGCCATCCACGGTGCCGCGCGCGCCATGCGTCCCGGGAGCCCGCTCATCTGGCCGACGACGATCCGCGTCCACTTCGGCGCGCCCATCGAAACCGACGGCGTCCAGTTGTCCGAGCGCGACGCCCTGGCCGATCGCGTGCGCGATGAGGTGGCGCGACTCCTCGCCGAGGCGGCCGCAGCCGAGCGCGCCGCGGCGAGGACCTGA
- a CDS encoding methyltransferase domain-containing protein — protein sequence MRTRTVRVMVATTAAAVLGLLLFGTDGRVRAAESGVTRQPSLAPYVPTPQDVVERMLRLAQVGQNDTVVDLGSGDGRLVVTAAKQFGARGIGVDIDPARIAEGQANAARAGVEDRVEFRQQDALQADLSQATVVTLYLLSASNVKLRPRLQAELKPGSRIVSHQFGMGDWQPDKVETFTDANGTSRTLYLWTIK from the coding sequence ATGAGAACTCGCACGGTGCGCGTCATGGTGGCCACCACGGCCGCCGCTGTCCTGGGACTCCTGCTGTTCGGGACAGACGGCCGGGTGCGCGCCGCCGAATCGGGTGTGACACGTCAGCCCTCGCTGGCGCCGTACGTCCCCACACCACAGGACGTGGTCGAGCGCATGCTCAGGCTGGCCCAGGTCGGCCAGAACGACACGGTGGTGGACCTCGGGTCCGGCGATGGCCGGCTCGTCGTCACGGCCGCGAAGCAGTTCGGCGCGCGGGGCATCGGCGTCGATATCGACCCGGCGCGCATCGCCGAGGGTCAGGCCAACGCCGCCAGGGCCGGGGTGGAAGACCGGGTCGAGTTCCGGCAGCAGGACGCGCTCCAGGCCGATCTCTCACAGGCCACCGTCGTCACGCTCTACCTGCTGTCTGCGTCCAACGTGAAGTTGCGCCCGCGCCTCCAGGCAGAATTGAAGCCCGGCTCCCGCATCGTGTCGCACCAGTTCGGCATGGGCGACTGGCAGCCCGACAAGGTGGAGACGTTCACCGACGCCAATGGCACGAGCCGTACGCTCTACCTCTGGACCATCAAGTAG